GAACGCGAGGCGCTGCTGAACCAGGCCGCCCAGACCTACCGCGCGTATGTGCAACAGGAGGTCGCCGCGCTCGTGATCGCGACTGATGAGTTTGTCGCCGCGTACACCGCGGGTGACGACGACGCCGCCCGCGAGATCTACGCTCCAGCCCGCATTCACTGGGAGGCCATCGAGCCAGTCGCCGAGTCGTTCGGCGACCTCGACCCGAGCATGGACCTGCGCGAGGCAGACCTCGCGGAGGGCGAGCAGTGGACCGGCTGGCACGCGATGGAGAAGGACCTGTGGCCTCCGCTCGACTACGCCGCCCTGTCCGTCGACGAGCGCCAGGCGCTCGCCGACCAACTGGTCGCCGACACCGCCGAGCTGTCCGCCCGCGTGAACGCCGACGACTTCACCTTCGAGGCCTTCCAAATTGGCAACGGCGCCAAGGAACTGCTCGACGAGGTCGCCACTGGGAAGATCACGGGCGAGGAAGAAATCTGGTCCGGCACCGATCTGTGGGACTTCCGCGCCAACCTCGACGGGGCCTGGGAGGCCTACGTGGTGCTCAAGCCCGCCGCTGACCTTACCGACGCAACCCTCAGCACCGAGATCGAGGAGCGCTTCGCTGCGCTCGACGCCGAGTTGGCCCAGTACGGCTCGCTTGAGGACGGCTTCGCGAACTACTCCGAGTTGACCGATGACCAGGTGGTCGAACTGTCCCGCCTGGTGGAGGCGCTCAGCGAGTCCTTGTCGCACCTCACCGCCGCTGCGATCGGCTGATGAGCGAGCGTCATGGGGTCTCCCGCCGCGCCGTTCTCGGCGGGACCGGGGTGGCGGTCGGAGCGGCAGCCCTAGCGGGCGCCGGCTTCGCCACCGGCAGGGCAACGGCCTCGCCGATGCAGTTGCGCCACTACGACTTCCATGGCGACCACCAAAGCGGCATCGTCACGCCCCAGCAGGACCGGATGCATTTCGCGTCCTTCGACGTCATTACGGACGACCGCGACGCGCTGATCGGCCTGCTGCGCTCGTGGTCTGAGGCGGCCTCCGTGCTGATGACGGGCTCCGAGCTTGGCACCGGCATCGCGGGCGGTTCACCGCTGGCTCCTCCTGACGACACCGGTGACGCCACCGGCCTGCCTGCCTCTGGCCTCACCATTACCTTCGGCTTTGGGCCAGGCCTGTTCTCCAAGGACGGAGTCGACCGCTTCGGCATCGCCAACAAACGGCCTGCTCAGCTGATCGACTTGCCTCACTTCCCTGGCGACACGCTCGAGGAGCGACTCACCGGCGGCGACCTGTGCGTGCAGGCCTGCGCCGACGACCCGCAAGTCGCGATGCACACCATCCGCAACCTCTCGCGCCTCGCCTTTGGCATCGCCTCTGTGCGGTGGGCGCAACTCGGGTTCGGGCGCACGTCGTCAACGACTCGCGCCCAGGACACGCCCCGCAACCTGATGGGCTTCAAGGATGGCACCCGCAACCTCAAGGCCGAGGACTCCGACAACGTCAACCGGTGGCTGTGGGCCGAACGGGGCGATGGCCAGGACTGGATGGCGGGGGGCACCTACCTCGTCGCACGCAAACTGCGCATCCTTGCCGAGATTTGGGACCGCGCGTCGCTCGGTGAACAGGAGGCGCTCGTGGGGCGCACCAAGGGCTCGGGGGCACCGCTCTCTGGGGGCAACGAGTTCACAGAGCCCGACTTCACGCGGCCGGGTGCGGGAGGCGAGCCGCTAATTCGCTCGGACGCGCACGTCGCTCTCGCGCATCCCAGCGCAAATGCCGGCGCCATGATGTTGCGCCGCGGCTACAACTACACGGACGGTGCCGATGCCCTCGGCCGTCTCGACGCTGGCCTGTTCTTCCTTGCGTTTGTGCGCGATCCCGCGACCCAGTACGTACCGATGCAGACGGCGATCTCGTCGTCTGACGCCATGACGGTGGAGTACGTACGGGCCGTCGGCTCGGCAATCTTCGCGGTGCCACCAGGGGTCGCGGCCGGCTCCCCCCTCGGCAACAACGGCGCCTACATCGGCGAATCGCTGTTCGCCTAGCGCCTCAGCGCCGCACGGACTTCTCTGTCATCGAGTGAAGTCGGCGCGCCGCCTCGGCGATCGTGCCTGATAGCGACGGGTAGACGGTGAAGGCGGAGGAGACGTCGTCCACCGTGAGGTGGTGAGCGACCGCCAGGGTCAGGGGGAAGATGTGCTCTCCAGCGCGCGGCCCCACCACCACGGCGCCAAGAATCTGGCCAGTCACCGTGTGGCCGAAGATCTTCACGAATCCACTGTCGATGCCCAGCATCTTGGCGCGAGGATTGCGTGCCAAGTCCAGCTTTGACACCTCGAAGAAGATGCCGCGATCTGTGAGTTCCTGCTCTGTGGCCCCCACGGCCGCGATCTCTGGCAACGTAAAGACTGTCGAGGCGACCTCCCCCAACTCGATCGGAGTCACGGCGTCTCCCAGCGCGTGCGCCATCGCGATGCGGCCCTGGGTCGCCGCCACTGACGCGAGCGGGAGCACGCCGGTGCAGTCCCCCGCAGCGTAGACTCCGCGCGCGCTCGTGCGGGAGACCCGATCAACGGCGATGTAGCCCTTGGCGTCCACCTCGACACCCGCGCTCTCCAGGCCCACGTCTTCAGTGTTGGGAACCGAGCCGATCGCCATGAGGCAATGCGAGCCCTCGATCACGCGACCGTCGGTGAGCGACACCCGCACGCCGTCGGCGTTCGCCTCGACAGAAGCGGCGCGCGCCCCGCCCAGAACCGTCATGCCGCGCCTCGCGAACTCCTCCTGCACGTGCGCGGCAGCTTCAGGGTCCTGGGTCGCAAGTACGCGCTCCCCCGACGAGACCAGGGTGACCTGGGCG
The Demequina sp. TMPB413 DNA segment above includes these coding regions:
- the efeB gene encoding iron uptake transporter deferrochelatase/peroxidase subunit; the protein is MSERHGVSRRAVLGGTGVAVGAAALAGAGFATGRATASPMQLRHYDFHGDHQSGIVTPQQDRMHFASFDVITDDRDALIGLLRSWSEAASVLMTGSELGTGIAGGSPLAPPDDTGDATGLPASGLTITFGFGPGLFSKDGVDRFGIANKRPAQLIDLPHFPGDTLEERLTGGDLCVQACADDPQVAMHTIRNLSRLAFGIASVRWAQLGFGRTSSTTRAQDTPRNLMGFKDGTRNLKAEDSDNVNRWLWAERGDGQDWMAGGTYLVARKLRILAEIWDRASLGEQEALVGRTKGSGAPLSGGNEFTEPDFTRPGAGGEPLIRSDAHVALAHPSANAGAMMLRRGYNYTDGADALGRLDAGLFFLAFVRDPATQYVPMQTAISSSDAMTVEYVRAVGSAIFAVPPGVAAGSPLGNNGAYIGESLFA
- a CDS encoding NAD(P)H-quinone dehydrogenase, which codes for MVSVVIVGGGPGGYEAALVAAAAGAEVTLVERQGLGGNAVLTDVVPSKTVIATAEWLTIADRAGQLGIRDAQGNDTTGAGHHTVDLGAVNERVTRLAARQSADILARLEREGVRVVTGTAALRSPSTVAVDGVDYTADVVLLALGARPRVLPSSPPDGERILTWTQLYGLDTMPEHLVVVGSGVTGAEFAGAYLTLGAQVTLVSSGERVLATQDPEAAAHVQEEFARRGMTVLGGARAASVEANADGVRVSLTDGRVIEGSHCLMAIGSVPNTEDVGLESAGVEVDAKGYIAVDRVSRTSARGVYAAGDCTGVLPLASVAATQGRIAMAHALGDAVTPIELGEVASTVFTLPEIAAVGATEQELTDRGIFFEVSKLDLARNPRAKMLGIDSGFVKIFGHTVTGQILGAVVVGPRAGEHIFPLTLAVAHHLTVDDVSSAFTVYPSLSGTIAEAARRLHSMTEKSVRR
- the efeO gene encoding iron uptake system protein EfeO, which produces MNARFALPSLVLTGAVVALAGCVPNAPSGADSVTVTATDDGCTLSSSEAPAGTLVFSVENEGSAATEFYLLASDGSSIVSEVENIGPGLTRDLTVQVAAGGYFTSCRESDNADAVPVAFTVTEAESDVPVDEEREALLNQAAQTYRAYVQQEVAALVIATDEFVAAYTAGDDDAAREIYAPARIHWEAIEPVAESFGDLDPSMDLREADLAEGEQWTGWHAMEKDLWPPLDYAALSVDERQALADQLVADTAELSARVNADDFTFEAFQIGNGAKELLDEVATGKITGEEEIWSGTDLWDFRANLDGAWEAYVVLKPAADLTDATLSTEIEERFAALDAELAQYGSLEDGFANYSELTDDQVVELSRLVEALSESLSHLTAAAIG